CGGTGAGATCGTTGACGAGTACGACGTCGAAGAGCCCGCGATCGAGCCCCTGGCCAACGGCGAGTACCGGGTCAATGCCCGGATGCCAGTCGACGAGGTAAACGAGTTCCTCCATGCCGAGCTGCCCGATGGCGACTGGGACACTGTCGGGGGTCTGGTGTTCAGCCTTCTCGGCCATGTGCCCACCGAGGGCGAGAGCGTCGAGGCCAACGGTCATCGCCTGGCCGCTGAGAAGATCCAGGGTCGCCGCATCGGTCGGGTTCGCATCGCCAAGCTGCCGGGCGACCCAGCTGAGGCGACGGATAAACCCCGGGACTAGGGGACGCAGGTGCGAACCGGGTTCGTCGGCCTGGTGGGAAGGCCGAATGTCGGCAAGTCCACCCTCGTGAACCGCATCCTCGGAACCAAGGTGTCCATCACGTCCGACAAGCCCCAGACGACGCGCCTGCGGATTCGTGGCGTGCTCAACCAGCCCGGGGCTCAGGTGGTGCTCGTCGACACCCCAGGCATCCACAAGCCGCGCACAGCGCTCGGCGAGCGCCTCAACGACCTAGCCGCCGACTCGATCAACGGCGTCGATGTCGTCGTCCTGATGCTGGACGCCACTGCTCCGCTCGGTCGGGGCGATCGCTTCGTGGCCAGGCAGGTCCCGACCGATGCCATCGTGGTGGTGAACAAGATCGACGTCGCTTCGCCCGCCCAGGTGCTAGCCCAGCTCCAGGCCGCTGCCGGCCTCGAGCTGGCGGAGTACTTCCCGGTCTCGGCCGTCACCGGTGAGGGAGTCGAGCCGCTGGTCTCCACCCTCGTGGCCCGGATGCCCGAGGGACCGGCGTACTACCCGCCGGACGTCGCCGCCGACCTTCCCCAGGCCGTGTGGGTGGCCGAGCTGGTCCGCGAGCAACTGCTGGTTCAGGCACGCGAGGAGCTGCCTCACTCGATCGCCTGCCGGGTCACCGAATGGGAGTGGCCGCGGATTCGCTGCGAGATACTCGTCGAGCGGGAGTCCCAGAAGGGGATCGTCATTGGCCGGGGCGGCGCCGTCCTCAAAGCCGTTGGCGAGGCGGTGCGAGCACAACTGGAGCCCGGGGCCTACCTGGAGCTCTTCGTCAAGGTCGACAAGGACTGGCAACGTCGCCCACACGCGCTCGAGCGCTTGGGGTACTGAGTCTCCGCTGCCCCCCCAATTGCCAAAAGGCGGGCCCGGGTGTAGGCCTACGGCGCCCGCGTGGGACGGGTCGAGCTGGGGAGGTCGATAGTGATACGGCGTAGCCATTTGGCCACGCGATACGGGAGGGCGCCTCTTCTCGCGCTCATGCTCATCGCATCTGCATTCGTGGCACAGCAGCCTGCTGGGGCTGCGACGCCATCGAATTACGGTGAGGCCAGCTTCGCCATGGGGTGGTTCGGGCCCGGTCCAGATCCAGGGCCGCAAGGCCACGTCTTCTCGTTGGATCTTGAAGGCGTCTTTCAGATCCAAGGACAGACGTACTCTGGTCTCGTCGGGTTCTTGAACAATGGTGAGCTCTCGCCCCAGCTCGACTCGAGCCTGTCCCAGACCGGCACGATCAACCCGATAAGCACTGCCGAGGGTTGCGCCGCCGTAGGCGTCCAGCCGGCCGTCGCCTTCGAACATCCCCTCGTCCTCGGAGGCAGTCCCTGCGGTGAGCCGGCGGCGACCCACCTCCTGCTGATGAACTGTGGTGGTACGTACGCGCGTACGTCCGCAGTCCTCAGCCTCGACCTATCGTGCACCGTCAGCGTTGACCAGGGCCAGGCTGTTCCGTGGACGACGATCGCCACGGTACCTCTCCAGACTGACGGTCCTGTACCGGGTGATTACTCAACTTCAAGCGGGACTGGCGTCTACTCGTCGTAGCACCGGCTGGTGTCCGAGGGCCCACCCGGCGGGCCGTCGAGTGACTTGGGGGAGTGAGCGCGTACGAGTGCTGCTTCGCCGCTCGGTCGCTGTCTAGATGGATTGCCAGAGTCCCCGAGGTGGCCGAAGAAAGCCGCGACATCGCCGCGGGTGCGGGTGCGGGTCATGGGCGGGAGGGCTCGCACGAGGTCCCAGCGATAGCTGGCCTTCGCCAGTCGCGCGTCCAGTACGGCAACTACTCCCCGGTCGGTGGCCGAGCGGATGAGGCGCCCAGTTCCCTGGGCGAGGAGAGTGGCGGCCCGAGGCAGGTCAACCTCCCGGAAGGCCGTCGAGCCGAATCGTTCCCGTCGGGCCTGGAGCAACGGCTCGTCAGGTCGGGGGAAGGGGATGCGGTCAATGACCACCAGCGACAGGGCAGGACCGGGTACGTCGACCCCCTGCCAAAAGCCCATGGTCGCGAAGAGACAGGAGGTCTCGTCGCGGGAGAACGCCTCGACGAGGGCCTGTTTGGGCAGCTCGGACTGGGTCATGAGGCGAAATGGGACTCGCGCTCGTAGCGCCGCCGCGGCCCCTTCCATGGCGCGCCAGCTGGTGAACAACGCCAGGGTGCGGCCGCCTGCTGCCTCGATCAGCGCAGCGAGCTCTTCGTGCAGGGCCGCCTCAGCATCCTCGCGGCGACGATCTGGCAGGTGGGTGGCGCAGTAGAGCAAGGCGTTCGTCGCGTACGGGAAGGGGCTGCCGGCATCCAGTTGGTCGTTGGCTCCCTCGCCCATGCCCAGTCGGCGTCCGATGCCCGGTGGGATCGTGGCGCTGGTGAGAACGACCGTTGTTCGAGCCCACAGCGCGTCGGCTAGCACCGGGCCGACGTCGAGGGGCGCTACCTTGAGTACCGGCGCGTGCGGAAGTCCATCCGCCCAGGCGACCTGATCTGGACCCACATCGGACGCGATCGCCAC
The Acidimicrobiales bacterium genome window above contains:
- the era gene encoding GTPase Era; the encoded protein is MRTGFVGLVGRPNVGKSTLVNRILGTKVSITSDKPQTTRLRIRGVLNQPGAQVVLVDTPGIHKPRTALGERLNDLAADSINGVDVVVLMLDATAPLGRGDRFVARQVPTDAIVVVNKIDVASPAQVLAQLQAAAGLELAEYFPVSAVTGEGVEPLVSTLVARMPEGPAYYPPDVAADLPQAVWVAELVREQLLVQAREELPHSIACRVTEWEWPRIRCEILVERESQKGIVIGRGGAVLKAVGEAVRAQLEPGAYLELFVKVDKDWQRRPHALERLGY